In Humulus lupulus chromosome 7, drHumLupu1.1, whole genome shotgun sequence, the following are encoded in one genomic region:
- the LOC133791348 gene encoding uncharacterized protein LOC133791348: protein MSQTHINIVVLYNGSWEQVLNEGWSFSAKQSKGMKVPKTITYNSLVDQLYTLIGADKSRIDLDLNVIYHFGSKGIPPSLISNDEDVAFFLDEIGTSINHRTPLCVSTTEKRSNDPLVTKTRELYTIPPVETKVNDDFCIDGNEDSCDDDNNDADGNEESCDGDNNDADGNEDSCDDDNNDALSSDDNENIDRSTCNDVLVKHNLQQSTSNEVLKSHDSSNNRGRKVRQVGEDNLWSTPLLLNQGEKGSTSASTAQLLTSSSSINSWEIKEGQIFENKQELKMKLHLYALKKNFEFKVKKSAKNIWCTVCVDDKCKWRLRATKLVNSNMFEVRKFFGEHTCSLDVRHKDHRQASPWLIGHVIRRKFEGDDVNYKPRSIVKDMSLSYGVHMSYAKAWRCREHALAYIRGTPESSFQKLPSFLYMMEQKNPGTITHLQMDNEGRFKYCFMALGVSIMGFKTYIRPVICVDGTFLTTRCGGTLLCAMGQDANKQIYPIAFSVVDSENNDSWLYFLLRLKEAIGEVENLVFVSDRHTSIASALTKIFPEAHHGACIHHVSMNIRAKFKTDHCHEEFFLAAKAYRKREFLRHFEKIKFKDLEIAQYLENQVGFEKWARSFFPGHRYNLMTTGIAESWNNVIAEARGWPITCLMEFMRHTLQKWFFERRTAASGATSPLATEVEADLRKLADKSTTSFSFPSSQYEITVLDGDLDGDVDLRRKTCSCRRFDLTGLPCEHALAGARDRGISPYSLCSRFYTVEAWLSSYGGSVYTLGNEESWVIPNDIGSMMIAPPLVKQKAGRPKKKQRLSKGEKNRKQHRCSRCGVLGHNRVTCTTVCPPPSRHA, encoded by the exons ATGa GTCAAACACATATAAATATTGTGGTGTTATATAATGGATCGTGGGAACAAGTTTTGAACGAAGGTTGGTCATTTAGTGCTAAACAAAGCAAGGGTATGAAGGTGCCAAAGACTATCACTTACAATAGTCTTGTTGATCAATTGTATACTTTAATCGGAGCTGACAAGTCTCGTATTGATCTTGACTTAAATGTAATCTATCATTTTGGAAGTAAAGGTATCCCTCCATCTTTAATTAGTAATGATGAAGATGTTGCTTTTTTTCTTGATGAGATAGGAACATCTATCAATCATCGGACACCCCTATGTGTGTCTACTACAGAGAAGAGAAGTAATGATCCTTTGGTTACTAAAACACGTGAGTTGTATACTATTCCTCCAGTTGAAACCAAAGTGAATGATGATTTTTGCATTGATGGCAATGAAGACAGttgtgatgatgataataatgatgcagATGGCAATGAAGAGAGTTGTGATGGTGATAATAATGATGCAGATGGCAATGAAGACAGttgtgatgatgataataatgatgcattaagctcagatgataatgaaaatattGATAGGTCTACCTGCAATGATGTACTTGTGAAGCATAATTTACAACAGTCAACCTCCAATGAAGTATTGAAGAGCCATGATTCCTCAAATAATAGAGGTCGTAAAGTAAGACAGGTTGGCGAAGATAATCTATGGAGTACTCCACTTTTGTTGAATCAAGGGGAAAAAGGCTCTACTTCAGCCTCAACAGCTCAATTACTGACATCTTCTTCGAGTATCAATTCGTGGGAAATAAAAGAGGGTCAAATATTTGAGAACAAGCAAGAGTTGAAGATGAAACTCCATCTTTATGCATTAAAGAAAAACTTTGAGTTTAAAGTAAAGAAGTCTGCGAAAAATATATGGTGTACAGTATGTGTTGATGATAAATGCAAATGGAGGTTGAGGGCTACAAAATTGGTTAATTCCAATATGTTCGAGGTTCGTAAATTTTTCGGTGAACACACATGCTCATTGGATGTTCGACATAAAGATCACCGTCAGGCATCCCCATGGCTTATTGGACATGTCATAAGGAGAAAATTTGAGGGTGATGATGTTAATTACAAGCCAAGGTCAATTGTAAAAGATATGAGTTTATCATATGGAGTTCATATGAGCTATGCTAAAGCTTGGAGGTGTCGAGAGCATGCATTGGCTTACATAAGAGGTACACCAGAATCATCATTTCAGAAACTTCCCTCATTTCTATACATGATGGAGCAAAAAAATCCTGGAACTATTACTCATTTGCAGATGGACAATGAAGGTAGGTTCAAATATTGCTTCATGGCCTTAGGTGTTTCTATAATGGGGTTTAAGACATATATTCGCCCAGTTATATGTGTAGATGGAACCTTCTTGACTACTCGGTGTGGAGGTACTTTGTTATGTGCCATGGGACAAGATGCTAACAAGCAAATATATCCAATTGCATTTTCAGTAGTTGACTCAGAGAATAATGACTCATGGTTGTATTTTCTACTGAGGTTGAAGGAAGCGATTGGTGAAGTGGAGAATCTAGTATTCGTGTCTGATAGACATACTAGTATAGCAAGTGCCTTGACTAAAATTTTTCCTGAGGCACACCACGGTGCTTGTATACATCATGTTAGCATGAATATTCGTGCGAAGTTCAAAACTGACCATTGCCATGAAGAATTCTTCCTTGCAGCGAAAGCTTATAGAAAGCGAGAGTTTTTACGCCATTTTGAGAAGATTAAATTCAAAGATCTTGAAATTGCTCAATACTTAGAGAATCAAGTGGGTTTTGAAAAGTGGGCTCGTTCTTTCTTTCCTGGCCATCGATATAATTTAATGACTACAGGTATTGCCGAAAGCTGGAACAATGTCATTGCTGAGGCAcgtgggtggccaattacttgtcTCATGGAATTTATGAGGCACACTTTACAAAAATGGTTTTTCGAGCGTCGAACTGCAGCATCAGGGGCTACAAGTCCTCTTGCCACAGAAGTGGAAGCTGATTTGCGAAAGTTAGCAGACAAGTCCACTACCTCGTTCTCTTTTCCGTCTAGTCAGTATGAAATAACAGTATTGGATGGTGATCTTGATGGAGATGTCGACCTGAGGAGGAAAACATGTAGTTGTAGAAGATTTGATTTGACAGGTCTTCCTTGTGAACACGCTCTAGCTGGTGCTCGAGATCGTGGCATTAGTCCATATAGTTTATGCTCCAGATTCTACACAGTTGAAGCGTGGTTGTCATCCTATGGTGGATCTGTATATACGCTGGGTAATGAAGAATCTTGGGTGATACCAAATGACATAGGAAGTATGATGATAGCTCCTCCTTTAGTGAAGCAGAAGGCtggtcgtccaaagaagaaacaaCGTTTATCAAAGGGTGAGAAGAATAGAAAACAACATAGATGTAGTAGATGTGGTGTCCTGGGCCACAATCGAGTGACGTGCACCACTGTTTGTCCCCCGCCGTCTAGACATGCTTAG
- the LOC133791347 gene encoding germin-like protein subfamily 1 member 17: protein MDPKGVKPEDFFTARLNIPGNTNNPAYDPSPLQDFCVAVDEPHKALFVNGKFCKDPKEVNADDFFTSGLNIAGNTDNPVGSKVTAVDVNKIPGLNTLGISLVRIDYAPYGQNPPHTHPRGTEILVVVEGTLYVGFVTSNQQDGKNRLFTKVLNKGDVFVFPIGLIHFQFNKGHTPAVAFAGLSSQNAGVITIANAVFGSDPPINPDVLAKAFQVDNNIINLLQKQFWYDNN from the exons ATGGATCCAAAGGGTGTCAAGCCAGAAGATTTCTTTACTGCAAGGCTCAACATTCCAGGAAACACTAATAATCCAGCCTATGATCCTAGTCCTCTTCAGGACTTCTGTGTGGCAGTAGATGAACCCCACAAAGCTT TGTTTGTGAATGGGAAGTTTTGCAAGGATCCAAAGGAAGTCAATGCGGATGACTTCTTTACTTCGGGGCTCAACATTGCAGGAAACACTGATAATCCAGTTGGTTCCAAAGTAACAGCCGTCGATGTTAACAAAATTCCTGGACTCAACACTCTTGGAATATCGTTGGTTCGCATTGACTATGCACCATATGGTCAGAACCCACCTCACACTCACCCCCGCGGCACTGAAATCTTGGTCGTCGTTGAGGGAACGCTCTACGTTGGGTTTGTGACATCCAACCAACAAGATGGCAAAAACCGCCTTTTCACAAAGGTTTTGAACAAGGGAGATGTGTTCGTGTTCCCAATTGGTTTGATTCATTTCCAGTTCAACAAAGGACACACCCCAGCAGTTGCCTTTGCTGGTCTCAGCAGCCAAAATGCAGGAGTGATCACCATTGCAAATGCTGTGTTTGGTTCAGACCCTCCCATCAACCCTGATGTCCTAGCCAAGGCCTTCCAAGTTGACAACAACATTATCAACCTTCTTCAAAAGCAGTTCTGGTATGACAACAATTAA
- the LOC133790625 gene encoding germin-like protein subfamily 1 member 17, with the protein MKGVHFLLSLVVLALATSIASAYDPSPLQDFCVAVDEPHKALFVNGKFCKDPKDVNADDFFTSGLNIAGNTENPVGSKVTAVDVNKIPGLNTLGISLVRIDYAPYGQNPPHTHPRGTEILVVVEGTLYVGFVTSNQQDGKNRLFTKVLNKGDVFVFPIGLIHFQFNKGHTPAVAFAGLSSQNAGVITIANAVFGSDPPINPDVLAKAFQVDNNIINLLQKQFWYDNN; encoded by the exons ATGAAAGGTGTTCATTTCCTTCTTTCACTTGTTGTCTTGGCTTTGGCAACTTCCATTGCCTCTGCCTATGATCCAAGCCCTCTCCAAGACTTCTGTGTGGCAGTAGATGAACCCCACAAAGCTT TGTTTGTGAATGGGAAGTTTTGCAAGGATCCAAAAGATGTCAATGCGGATGATTTCTTTACTTCAGGGCTCAACATTGCAGGAAACACTGAAAATCCAGTTGGTTCCAAAGTAACAGCCGTCGATGTTAACAAAATTCCTGGACTCAACACTCTTGGAATATCGTTGGTTCGCATTGACTATGCACCATATGGTCAGAACCCACCTCACACTCACCCCCGCGGCACTGAAATCTTGGTCGTCGTTGAGGGAACGCTCTACGTTGGGTTTGTGACATCCAACCAACAAGATGGCAAAAACCGCCTTTTCACAAAGGTTTTGAACAAGGGAGATGTGTTCGTGTTCCCAATTGGTTTGATTCATTTCCAGTTCAACAAAGGGCACACCCCAGCAGTTGCCTTTGCTGGTCTCAGCAGCCAAAATGCAGGAGTGATCACCATTGCAAATGCTGTGTTTGGTTCAGACCCTCCCATCAACCCTGATGTCCTAGCCAAGGCCTTCCAAGTTGACAACAACATTATCAACCTTCTTCAAAAGCAGTTCTGGTATGACAACAACTAG
- the LOC133790627 gene encoding germin-like protein subfamily 1 member 17: MKSAHFLLTLAIFTLASSIASAYDPSPLQDFCVAVDEPHKALFVNGKFCKDPKEVNADDFFTSGLNIAGNTSNPVGSKVTAVDVNKIPGLNTLGISLVRIDYAPYGQNPPHTHPRGTEILVVVEGTLYVGFVTSNQQDGKNRLFTKVLNKGDVFVFPIGLIHFQFNKGHTPAVAFAGLSSQNAGVITIANAVFGSDPPINPDVLAKAFQVDNNIINLLQKQFWYDNN; the protein is encoded by the exons ATGAAGAGTGCTCATTTCCTTCTCACACTTGCCATATTTACTTTGGCATCTTCCATTGCCTCTGCCTATGATCCTAGTCCTCTTCAGGACTTCTGTGTAGCAGTAGATGAACCCCACAAAGCTT TGTTTGTGAATGGGAAGTTTTGCAAGGATCCAAAGGAAGTCAATGCGGATGATTTCTTTACTTCAGGGCTGAACATTGCAGGAAACACTAGTAATCCAGTTGGTTCCAAAGTAACAGCCGTCGATGTTAACAAAATTCCTGGACTCAACACTCTTGGAATATCGTTGGTTCGCATTGACTATGCACCATATGGTCAGAACCCACCTCACACTCACCCCCGCGGCACTGAAATCTTGGTCGTCGTTGAGGGAACGCTCTACGTTGGGTTTGTGACATCCAACCAACAAGATGGCAAAAACCGCCTTTTCACAAAGGTTTTGAACAAGGGAGATGTGTTCGTGTTCCCAATCGGTTTGATTCATTTCCAGTTCAACAAAGGGCACACCCCAGCAGTTGCCTTTGCTGGTCTCAGCAGCCAAAATGCAGGAGTGATCACCATTGCAAATGCTGTGTTTGGTTCAGATCCTCCCATCAACCCTGATGTCCTAGCCAAGGCCTTCCAAGTTGACAACAACATTATCAACCTTCTTCAAAAGCAGTTCTGGTATGACAACAACTAG